The Rattus norvegicus strain BN/NHsdMcwi chromosome 20, GRCr8, whole genome shotgun sequence genomic interval CTGTTTGTTCCCCTCCCCCTGAGCCCCCACcctgagacaagatttctctgtgtagccctggctgttctgaaactcagtctgtagaccaggctggccttgaactcagaaattcgcctgcctttgcctcccaagagctgggattaaaggtgtgcaccaccaccatccagctaAGTAGttattgcttttgcagaggaccagtgttcagttcccagaggccctccTCGCCTGACTAACAACATCCCTTAACTCCAGTCCcatgagatctgacaccctcttctggtgtccataggcatcaggcatgcacaaGGTGGATAGATATACATACAGggaaaacacttatacacataagtTATCGATCTAAAAAAGTGTTTGCGGGTGGATATAAGAAACACTCAGAGCACCCACGGAGAAGGGCATTTAAATGCTGCTCTCAAATGACCACGACTTAAGCCTTGATGCACTGGGGTGACAGGAGCTCATTAATGATTGGTCAAGTTTTTAAACATAGATGCTATGgtttacatatgcatacacacacatatggtgtCCCTCACCAGTCTTCAATGTAGGGATATTGAGAGATGCGGGACCTTTAATAAGCAAGGTCTATTAGGAGGTAGGTAAATCCCTGGGTAGATTAATGGGGAACTTGTTGTCATGAATTATCACCTGGGGGAATGGGTTGATCCTAGAGTGAGCCTTGCTGGCTCTTGACAACCTCAGCCCTATAGTTTTAACTTCTTGGAGGCTAAAGTAGGAAGGCCGCAAGTTCAAacccaacctgggctacagagtgagcaaCTTGAGAagctcagggagaccccatctcaaaagaaaaaaggtttaaaaggggaggaaggaggctggAGCGATGGCCCATGGTTGAGGAGAACATGCAGCTCTTGCAGACCAGAGTTCTGGCACCACATGGAAAaggtcacaaccacctgtaactccagctcttggGGATCTGACTCTCTTTTCCAAACTCCTCAGGTATTGGCGCTCATAAGGCATATGCccaaacacataattaaaaataaatattgggttggggatttagctcagtggtagagcgcttgcctagcaagcgcaaggccctgggttcggtccccagctccgaaaaaaaagaaaagaaaaaacaattattttaaaaaaagaaaacagccagGTATGGCAGCATACACCTTTGATCCTTGTGTTCCTGAGGCAGatacaggcggatctctgtgagttagaggccagcttggtctgtaCAGCAAatgtcaggacagccaggactacatagagagaccctgtctccaaaagatttacttaattaattaattaattaattaaccaacAGTGAGCCCAAACCTTTCTGGCATCCTACCCTGCCGTGTGACCTCTCATTCAGTTCTTCCATGGTGCTCAGAACTGGGCAGATGCTGGACCCAGGCTCTTGAATTTTGAAAaacaagctaaaaaaaaaaaaaaaaagaactagagaCCTGTGAGCTAAATTGATCTTTACCGCTATACATTCCCAGGTCTCgggtgttttattatagcaatggAAAGTGAACTGATGCAAATGTatttgaggggctggggtgtggctcagttgcTAGCGTGCCCGCCTGGCATGCACGGAGGCCCTGCGTCCCACTCCTGCACCACATAAAACTGTACACGGTGGTGCACGCAGGTCTGCAATCacaacactcgggaggcagaggcaggaggatcaggagcccGGGGTCATCCTTGGTGTGCTCGTCAgggttcctgttgctgtgatgaaacaccataaccaaagaaATTTGGGGAGGACAGGGTTTGTGACACTtgcatatcactgttcatcatcaaaggaattCGGGTCGGGAACtgaaacaggacaggaacctgaaggcaggagctgatgcagaggtcatgggggggggggttgctgaCTGGCTTGCAcaacctactttcttatagaaccaggaccaccagcccagggatggtgtcATTCATACGGACCCTCCCCCATTGATCTCCCATTTGAAAAATGACCTACAGGCTTGCCTTTGGGACCATCTTATGGAGTCACTTTCTCAATTAAGGCTCCTTCCTCCCTGGTGTCTCTCACTTGGGTCAAATTGACCTAAGGCTAGCCAGGACACTCAGCTTCCTAGAGAGCTCAAGGCCAGAATGAGCTACAttaaatcttgtctcaaaaatgaaaataatatatatgtgtgtgtatgtgtgtgacttagtcagggtttctattcctgcacaaaacgtcatgaccaagaagcaagtgggGAAGAGAgggcttattcagcttacacttccaccttGCTGGAatcagtcaggacaggaactcacacagggcaggaacttggaggcaggagccgatgcagaggccatggagggatgttacttactggcttgtccccctggcttgctcagcttgctctcttatagaacccaggaccaccagcccagggatggctccacccacaatggactgggtcctcccccttgatcactaactgagaaaatgccttacagctgggtctcatggaggcatttcctcaagggaggctcctttgtctgtgataactccagtttgtgtcaaattgacgcacagaaccagccagtacaatgtgaaatttttatatatataagtactctgttgctgtcttcagacacaccagaagagggcatcagatctcatgacagatggttgtgaaccaccatgtggttgctgggatttgaactcaggaccaacctctggaagagcagtcagtgctattaaccactgagccatctctccagcgaaCCAATGACTCTTAGGTAATGACAAAAACAGGATTATTACCTGCAAGCCTGCTTGACTCTTGAGGACCCTGAACCTGACTTAGATCCCAGGGCATCTGTGGTCAGCTCAGTGTGAAGCCGCCAGTTCTAGACTAGAAGCTTCAGGCACTTTGGACTCGGCATCTGCTCCCTCCTTCCTAACGGGAGGGGAGTGAGTTGGACACGAGGGCAGAGAAGAGTCCCTTTTCAGAAGTTGTGAGAGCCTTGTGCATGAAACGAGGGTCTTCctagagggacacacacacacacccatctgtCCTTCCTGGGCCAGTGTCTGCCACAAGGCTCTCACCATGGAGCTTgggctgaggaggctgaggacACTGCGACTTTGTCTGTCACAGGACCTTGTTAAGTAGGCCAGTGAGTCACCAGGCTTGCTGCACTCCCCCACACTGGGATGTTGTctttctcaccccacccccagctcccagAACACCCAGGCTCCTGCTCAGCCTTCAGGAATCTTGCTTGGGCTGGTCCCGGCGTCCCAGAAACTCAAGATGGGCGCTTAGGGCCTCCCAGAGAAGATGAGGCACACTGACGGAGAAGAAgggtgagagagaaggagaggatgaGGGCTTTtcggagggaagagggagggaggactcCAGTGTCCGTGGGAAGCAGAGAGGGGATAGATTTCTTGGAGAGGAAGGATCCGGACAGACGGCAACTCTCTGCTGTCAGTCCAatgtatatttattgttttacttCTCTGTGGGGGAGGGGTAACATAGGAACAGCTGAGACAAGTTAGGTATGGAAATGGGAGAGATGGGCCCTCTAGAGGCATGGGAGGTGTACCACGCAGGTACTAAGAAGAGACCTAGGACTCCAAGAAGGCAAAAAGTCTGCACAAAGTTCACAACGTTTATTGAGCCCTGTCCAAGTCCAGAGAGAGCCGGGGAATCTGTGCCAGAGTCTGTGGATGCCCCGGgggtacacacacgcacacatacagcaACACCTGTGCTTCGTTCGGGTGAAGTGGCAACCAGGCAGAAAGTGGCATGGAGAGCTGGGTAGGGGGAGGCACGGGTGTGTTTTGGAAATGGGTCTGGTAGGGCGCGGTGAGACTCATGATGCATGGTGGGAACCCAACGATTTAGATGAGGGCTGGAGGAGGCGTCGCTGAGAAATGCACTTTGGTTCTCAGGTGACTGATTGGATTTTGCCTTAATCGGCAAACCGGCAGAGGCACGCTTTGACTTATCCCGGCACCCAAGGTTGAGGTGTGCTTCGAGGACTTCCCAGTCAAGGACTTGAAAAAGTGCGTTTCCAGGCAGGTAATCGGGCAGAGAGGGCACCCCAGTGGCGTGGTGTGGAAGCaccaggaaaggaggaggaggaggagaaggatggagTCCACCATTTCGAGTGCCGAAAACAGTCAAGAGCATCATCGGGCTAACTGCAGCACGTGAGGCAGCTTTCCCGGGAGGAGGGTGGGAAACTGGGCCCCTGAACGTCTTCCAGTCGGGAGGTGGCTGGCAATTGGAAAATAGCTCGCACGCACGGCTTAAGACTTGTCAAGTGGCTCGCCCTGTGGCAGAAAGACTTGGGGATCCATTAACTGGGGCCCCAAAGGCTTCACTTGGGTCAGAATGTCGCGGATGGAACGGCACGGCACTCTTCCAGGGCTGTTGGGGCCACAGggcttgagaaccactgagggGACAGGCTGAGGAGAGCCATTCAGACCCCCATTCAATGTGGAGGAGGGAACAGAAAGGCAGGGGTAGCCGGAAGAGCTAGATTTGCTGCCGCAGGGCTGAAGGACGATTTTGCCAGTGGAGACGGAAGAGCTTCCCCCGCTAATAGAGTTGGTGCCCGGTGAGGAGCAGGGCCCCTGGGAGGCACCACCACTGCAGGGGTGGTAGGAGGTACTGGAGCCGCTGGAGGTGATCTGAATTCTCGTACCAGAGCAAGGCCCCTTAGAGCCGATCGAGCCAGTGCCACAGGGCTGGACCCCGCCAGAGCCCACGGGCTGGAACACTATGCCCGATGGGTAGGCATTGGAGCTGCGGCTGGGAATGATGGGATTGCTAGAGAAGTACTTGCCCTCAGAGATTGGGGGCCCAGCGGCAAAGGAGGGGGACCCTGGCGAGCCTCTGATAGGGTTGTCCTTAGTGAAGTAGCCCACGGGGTAAATTTTACCCCCACTGTAGGTCATGCCGGGGACCAGATAACTGTCGGCAGAGCCACCTACCACCTCATAGCCGCCATAGGGTTTCTGGACAGAGGTGATGGGAGGGCAGGGCTTGCCTGAGGGGCCGCCATTGCTACAGGGCATGCCTTGAAACCCTCCAGGGCCACCAGAGCCATGttgctccaccaccaccactacaggTCTCTGGCCACCCGAAACGGTGTGGGAACCGGAGATGTAGGGCCCTGAGTGTGTGATGACAGGCCCCCCGCTGCAGGGAGAGTCGGGCACGTTGGAGCTACAAGGCCGCTGGTTGGAGCTGCTGCTCTTAGAAGTATACGAGCCTCCAGACTGGACAGTGCCTGATGTCAGGCGGGAAGAATTGTCATCCGTCGGGAGAGCAGAGCCATTTCCTGGTCCCTCTCGGCTGCTTCCTGAACTTCCGGACTGAGAACTACTGCTTACCCATTGAGAACTGCTGCTTACCCATCTTCCTGACTGAGAGCCGCTGCTTCCTGACTGATAGCCGCTGTTTCCTGACTGATAGCCGCTGCTTCCTgtctgagaaccactgcttcctGTCTGAGAGCCGCTGCTTCCTGTCTGGGAGCCGCCAGAACCAAAAGAATAGCTACTCTGGGAATACCCTGTCCCTGGTTTAAATATCAAGGATCCTGAAGAACTTCCCTGGGAGCTGCTGGATCCACCCTGGCTGCTGATGCTGCTTGTGCCTCCGTGGCTGCTGATGCTGCTGGATCCACCCTGGCTGCTGATGCTGCTTGTGCCTCCGTGGCTGCTGATGCTGTTGGAGCCAGTCTTTCCAATGAGACAAGGGTCATTCGGAGAGGTGATCCTCGTGGGGTCCTTACAGGGGTCCGAGAAGGGCCCAATGCTCTTAGCCAAGGTTCCTGGGGATAAAAGCAACGATCTGTCAGGTCCTTTCTCACCCATCAGCCCCATACCTGACATCTGCCCAGTATCCCCCTAGAGGAACCCAGGCAAGTTCAGAGGTAGAGGAAGGAAACCCTGGCTATTGTCTATGAAGGAAGTGGGGGTGGCAGGAACAGGGAAGTTTGGTTGTCCAAGCAGTGGGGGATGAGTCGAGGAGCTCATAGGTTTCCAAGAAAAACAGATGCTGGAAACTCTGACGTGGTAGGTGTTGAAGGAGTCCCCTTCAGATAGTTGGGAAGGGGACAGAAAAAGTCAAACAAGTGGGGAGGCTGAAGCTTTGGGACAGGACGGAACAAAGAGGCTGGATTGGAGAGAtgggttaggagcactgactgctcttgcagaggtcctgagttcaaaatcccagctcacgaccatctgtcatgggatccaatgccctcttctggtgtgtctgaagacagctacagtgtacttatgtataataaataaataaatcttttcttttaaaggaggaagaggaggaggaggagaagaggtggCAGTGGGGGCAGCCAAGCAGGGTTTAGATGCCTTGGCTTAGCATGCACAAGTCCATAGATCTGATGGGGAAGGGGGTGCTGAGTCAGGAAGGAAACATATGAGcccaggaaaagagaaagggagagcagCTTACGGAAGAGGAGCACACTTAACAGTTGATACCCAACCACCAACTCCCTAGCGAGAGTCCAGTCTGGATAAGGGGTGACATCCCTGCTTCTTGTCTCAGCCGTGGCCATACCAGTAAATCAGGGTGGGGGCCGGGATGTGGGGGCACTCACCTGTTGCTTCAGAACCTGCCAGTACCAGTATGACAGGACACTGCTGCACCCTGAGCCACCCATGTTCTCACTGTCCCAGCCCAGGGACAGAAGTATCAGCCCTCCTCCAAGCCACATGACCATTATCAGTCTCTCTCCCGGCCCGGCCTTCATATGCACCCGCTGCCCCCGTTCCCCTCCACAGTGACTCTTGCTACCTTCAGTCATCCACTGACTCCGCTCCCAGCCCTATGCTCCTTTTCCTCAGTCCGTCTGCACAGCTCTCACCTAAGTGCCTtctgcccaccccagccccttCAGAGCTACACATCAGCAAGTGACTACTAGCCTTTTCAGGTTTATGTATCCAGAAAGGCAAAGTCTGCCGTGGCTCCCTTCATTGTCACCATGAAGACCATGTGACATCTCTCTGGACCGTATGTCCGAAAACAGCAAACTAGACATCGAAGTGTGTAATTAATACTCATGCAGACAGCTACCACCAGCCACCTCCCAAAACCTCATCTTAGAAAGAAAAGCTCTGAATGCCAGACGGTGGTAGCACaaacccttaatcccagcactcaggacgcagaggcaggatctctgagttcaaagccagcctggtctacagagtgagtttcaggacaaccagagctacacacacacacacacacacacacacacacacacacacacacacacactaataataataataataacaacaaaagaaagagaataaaaatatccCTACAATAAACCCTCCCCTTGCCTTTGTCTCTTTACCCTTAACACAGACCTCACCAGCCGCCCATGGGCTCAGAATCCTGGATACCCTGCTTCTTTAAGTGCAATCTCAAGTCCGTTTTCTGA includes:
- the Cdsn gene encoding corneodesmosin precursor, whose amino-acid sequence is MGSSRAPRMGRVGGHGLMALLMAGFILPGTLAKSIGPFSDPCKDPTRITSPNDPCLIGKTGSNSISSHGGTSSISSQGGSSSISSHGGTSSISSQGGSSSSQGSSSGSLIFKPGTGYSQSSYSFGSGGSQTGSSGSQTGSSGSQTGSSGYQSGNSGYQSGSSGSQSGRWVSSSSQWVSSSSQSGSSGSSREGPGNGSALPTDDNSSRLTSGTVQSGGSYTSKSSSSNQRPCSSNVPDSPCSGGPVITHSGPYISGSHTVSGGQRPVVVVVEQHGSGGPGGFQGMPCSNGGPSGKPCPPITSVQKPYGGYEVVGGSADSYLVPGMTYSGGKIYPVGYFTKDNPIRGSPGSPSFAAGPPISEGKYFSSNPIIPSRSSNAYPSGIVFQPVGSGGVQPCGTGSIGSKGPCSGTRIQITSSGSSTSYHPCSGGASQGPCSSPGTNSISGGSSSVSTGKIVLQPCGSKSSSSGYPCLSVPSSTLNGGLNGSPQPVPSVVLKPCGPNSPGRVPCRSIRDILTQVKPLGPQLMDPQVFLPQGEPLDKS